Proteins encoded together in one Schumannella luteola window:
- a CDS encoding PfkB family carbohydrate kinase, with the protein MTDAAAAQPAATRPAATHPDAPGPLDVLVVGSVNLDTGFVLDRLPRDGETIESRDAQRSGGGKGANQALAAAQLGARTALLAAVGRDADEALADLVDAGVDLATLVRIPDALTGTAVLLVTPADNAIVIAPGANALLSADHVRALDEPAAAAPRVVALQHEVPAEVVAAAVERWAGRSLVVLNPSPWRAVAPELLARIDVLVVNRLELGELLGIPEPADRAAAERALADSAFGAPGGSSAGAPRHVIVTLGSGGVLLRTGGATAHLPAFEVDAVDTVGAGDAFLGALAAGLAAGASGSRGQDAASLDLAALTAAARRATAAAALAVTVRGARNPSLAAPVVDALLADA; encoded by the coding sequence ATGACCGACGCCGCTGCCGCTCAGCCCGCCGCGACTCGCCCCGCCGCGACGCACCCCGACGCACCCGGCCCCCTCGACGTGCTCGTGGTCGGCTCGGTCAACCTCGACACCGGGTTCGTGCTCGACCGGCTTCCGCGCGACGGCGAGACGATCGAGAGCCGCGATGCGCAGCGCAGCGGCGGCGGCAAGGGCGCGAACCAGGCGCTCGCCGCGGCGCAGCTCGGGGCGCGCACGGCGCTGCTCGCGGCTGTCGGGCGCGACGCCGACGAAGCCCTGGCCGACCTGGTGGATGCCGGGGTCGACCTCGCGACGCTCGTTCGCATCCCCGACGCCCTCACCGGAACGGCCGTGCTGCTCGTGACCCCGGCCGACAACGCGATCGTGATCGCACCCGGCGCGAACGCGCTGCTGTCGGCGGACCACGTGCGGGCCCTCGACGAGCCCGCGGCCGCCGCGCCGAGGGTCGTCGCGCTGCAGCACGAGGTGCCGGCCGAGGTTGTCGCGGCGGCGGTCGAGCGGTGGGCCGGACGGTCACTCGTGGTGCTGAACCCCTCGCCGTGGCGTGCCGTCGCACCCGAGCTGCTCGCGCGGATCGACGTGCTCGTCGTGAACCGGCTCGAGCTCGGTGAGCTGCTCGGCATCCCCGAGCCCGCTGACCGCGCCGCCGCCGAGCGGGCGCTCGCCGACTCCGCCTTCGGAGCGCCGGGGGGATCCTCGGCCGGAGCTCCCCGGCACGTGATCGTCACGCTCGGCTCCGGCGGCGTGCTGCTGCGCACCGGCGGCGCGACCGCGCACCTGCCGGCCTTCGAGGTGGATGCGGTCGACACCGTCGGCGCCGGCGACGCCTTCCTAGGAGCGCTGGCGGCGGGGCTCGCCGCAGGCGCATCCGGCTCTCGCGGGCAGGACGCCGCATCCCTCGACCTCGCCGCGCTCACCGCCGCCGCGCGCCGCGCGACCGCGGCGGCGGCGCTCGCGGTCACGGTGCGCGGCGCCCGCAACCCGTCGCTCGCGGCACCCGTGGTCGACGCGCTGCTCGCCGACGCCTGA
- a CDS encoding VanZ family protein, with product MTLEIPAMPVLVPLGAIVFALLLGRLRRGGRMTVPRAVLAAALVVYGTGVLRSTLLPADIVIGSARHDLPPIAVLVNLVPFVDVPADPSGMLLNILMFTAAGVLLPLVLRRPTAARVILVAFALSLGIELTQLLGDLTISTGRIFELDDLIGNTVGAALGLGAFRLATRVPAIGRMAAALAWPDTAAAAGATTSAPAAAAAASTSAATRTGA from the coding sequence ATGACTCTCGAGATCCCGGCGATGCCGGTGCTCGTGCCGCTCGGCGCGATCGTGTTCGCGCTGCTGCTCGGGAGGCTTCGGCGCGGCGGTCGGATGACCGTCCCGCGCGCCGTGCTGGCGGCCGCGCTGGTCGTCTACGGCACCGGCGTGCTGCGCTCGACGCTGCTTCCGGCCGACATCGTCATCGGCTCGGCCCGCCACGACCTCCCGCCGATCGCGGTGCTCGTGAACCTCGTGCCGTTCGTCGACGTGCCGGCCGATCCGAGCGGGATGCTGCTCAACATCCTGATGTTCACGGCCGCCGGCGTGCTGCTGCCGCTCGTGCTGCGGCGCCCGACGGCGGCGCGCGTGATCCTCGTCGCCTTCGCGCTGAGCCTCGGCATCGAGCTGACCCAGCTGCTCGGCGACCTCACCATCAGCACCGGCCGCATCTTCGAGCTCGATGACCTCATCGGCAACACCGTGGGCGCGGCGCTCGGGCTCGGGGCGTTCCGCCTCGCGACGCGAGTGCCCGCGATCGGGCGGATGGCGGCGGCTCTGGCCTGGCCGGATACCGCCGCGGCTGCGGGTGCGACGACGAGCGCGCCCGCTGCGGCGGCCGCCGCATCCACATCCGCCGCCACCCGCACCGGCGCATGA
- a CDS encoding MFS transporter, translating to MSSTETTVTGAVDAPADAAAASAASISSRRAPRRLRDAWIALAGLAAVFLFEMLDNSILTVALPTIGRELHASTTALQWVTGAYAVVFGGLMLAFGAVADRFGRRRLMVIGLVLLALSSLATVFVQTPAELIAVRLAMGVAAAMTTPGSMALAFRLFGDDALRVRAINVISTVGLVGLAIGPTAGGLVLGVAPWQVLLLVNVPVAALAIVGILLGVERDRAAELHRDPIDVLGALLGTATITLALVAPTLFVSAFGPVDAAGASSGHGSSGHAAAAHAAASSVAPWMPWAATAAALACAALFVVRQRTARHPLLDLSLLAHPLVSSGLAFKAAATLATAGLGYLVTLQLQLDYGWPPALAALGMLPQVVVLIAGGAAIRPLMQRLGLDRMAWMSAAAVVVGLAVYALLGHLGYPFIALALVLVAAGMRVVGVVAGTNVMRGLPESRSTIGAALADTAGEVTNGVGIAVVGTILAGLFTGSLTAGHWTAAQTGQFHTAVQLGGGALALIAGLLVAAGFVQASRGRAAAATDASASASTSTNGTGNGTGTDTGTGTD from the coding sequence ATGTCCTCCACTGAGACCACCGTAACCGGCGCCGTGGACGCCCCGGCCGACGCCGCCGCGGCGAGCGCCGCATCCATCTCCTCCCGCCGCGCCCCGCGCCGCCTGCGCGATGCCTGGATCGCCCTCGCCGGCCTCGCGGCGGTGTTCCTCTTCGAGATGCTCGACAACTCGATCCTCACCGTCGCGCTGCCCACGATCGGCCGCGAGCTGCACGCCTCGACCACCGCCCTGCAGTGGGTCACCGGCGCCTACGCCGTCGTCTTCGGCGGGCTCATGCTCGCCTTCGGCGCCGTCGCCGACCGTTTCGGCCGCCGTCGTCTCATGGTCATCGGCCTGGTGCTGCTCGCCCTCTCGAGCCTCGCCACCGTCTTCGTGCAGACGCCCGCCGAGCTCATCGCCGTGCGCCTCGCGATGGGCGTCGCCGCCGCGATGACCACGCCCGGATCGATGGCGCTCGCCTTCCGCCTCTTCGGCGACGACGCCCTGCGCGTGCGCGCCATCAACGTCATCTCGACCGTCGGACTCGTCGGCCTCGCCATCGGCCCCACCGCCGGTGGCCTCGTGCTCGGCGTCGCGCCGTGGCAGGTGCTGCTGCTCGTCAACGTGCCGGTCGCCGCGCTCGCGATCGTCGGCATCCTGCTCGGCGTCGAGCGCGACCGCGCGGCCGAGCTGCACCGCGACCCGATCGACGTGCTCGGCGCCCTGCTCGGCACCGCCACGATCACGCTCGCGCTCGTCGCGCCGACCCTGTTCGTCAGCGCCTTCGGTCCGGTGGATGCGGCGGGCGCGTCATCCGGTCACGGCTCGTCCGGCCACGCCGCTGCCGCCCACGCCGCCGCCTCATCCGTCGCCCCGTGGATGCCCTGGGCCGCGACAGCCGCCGCGCTCGCCTGCGCCGCGCTCTTCGTCGTGCGCCAGCGCACCGCCCGGCATCCGCTGCTCGACCTGAGCCTGCTCGCGCATCCCCTGGTGTCGAGCGGCCTCGCCTTCAAGGCCGCCGCGACCCTCGCCACCGCCGGCCTCGGCTATCTCGTCACCCTCCAGCTGCAGCTCGACTACGGGTGGCCGCCGGCCCTCGCCGCGCTCGGCATGCTGCCGCAGGTCGTGGTGCTGATCGCCGGCGGAGCCGCGATCCGTCCGCTCATGCAGCGTCTCGGACTCGACCGCATGGCGTGGATGAGCGCCGCAGCCGTCGTCGTCGGCCTCGCCGTCTACGCGCTGCTCGGTCACCTCGGCTACCCGTTCATCGCGCTCGCCCTCGTGCTCGTCGCGGCCGGGATGCGCGTGGTCGGCGTCGTCGCCGGCACGAACGTGATGCGCGGCCTGCCCGAGAGCCGCTCGACGATCGGCGCCGCCCTCGCCGACACCGCCGGCGAGGTCACGAACGGCGTCGGCATCGCGGTCGTCGGCACGATCCTCGCTGGCCTCTTCACCGGCTCGCTCACCGCCGGGCACTGGACGGCAGCGCAGACCGGGCAGTTCCACACGGCCGTGCAGCTCGGGGGCGGCGCGCTCGCGCTCATCGCCGGCCTGCTCGTCGCCGCCGGCTTCGTGCAGGCCAGCCGCGGCCGAGCGGCCGCCGCGACCGACGCATCCGCATCCGCATCCACATCCACCAACGGCACCGGCAACGGCACCGGCACCGACACCGGCACCGGCACCGACTGA
- a CDS encoding amino acid permease, with amino-acid sequence MEVADLADRLENERETTGDRGHAEHEFDSEDAGYHKSLKPRQIQMIAIGGAIGTGLFLGAGGRLHDAGPALAIVYLVCGFFAFLILRALGELVLHRPSSGSFVSYAREFFGEKVAYGAGWLYFLNWATTAIVDVTAVALYVQFWKIYLPWLADFPTWITSLVALALVLGLNLVSVKVFGEMEFWFALIKVTALIAFLVVGIVFLIFVGKTDVGPTGISVISENGGFFPLGAIPGVLAITGVVFAYAAIELVGTAAGETKEPAKVMPKAVNTVIVRIAIFYVGSVLLLSFLLPYTQYGANESPFVTFFSHVGGKELSNTIASIMNFVVLTAALSSLNAGLYSTGRILRSMSANGSAPKFTGVMNKAGVPYGGILLTAGIALLGIGLNAWLGASEAFKVVLDVAALGIIGGWATIMICQIQLQRWSKQGKATRPHFRLFGAPFTAYLTLAFLAFVLVSEAFSESGRWVLASLVVLIPLLILGWFLQRKRILEAARIREGYTGAFSVRAERPNFDATRDKR; translated from the coding sequence GTGGAGGTCGCCGACCTCGCCGACCGCCTCGAGAACGAGCGCGAGACGACGGGCGACCGCGGCCACGCCGAGCACGAGTTCGACAGCGAGGATGCGGGTTACCACAAGTCGCTCAAGCCCCGGCAGATCCAGATGATCGCCATCGGCGGCGCGATCGGCACCGGCCTGTTCCTCGGCGCCGGCGGACGCCTGCACGACGCCGGCCCCGCGCTCGCGATCGTCTACCTGGTCTGCGGCTTCTTCGCGTTCCTCATCCTGCGCGCGCTCGGCGAGCTCGTGCTGCACCGCCCCTCGTCGGGCTCGTTCGTCAGCTACGCCCGCGAGTTCTTCGGCGAGAAGGTCGCCTACGGCGCCGGCTGGCTCTACTTCCTCAACTGGGCGACGACCGCGATCGTCGACGTGACCGCGGTCGCGCTCTATGTGCAGTTCTGGAAGATCTACCTGCCGTGGCTGGCCGACTTCCCGACCTGGATCACCTCGCTCGTAGCGCTCGCACTGGTGCTCGGCCTCAACCTCGTCTCGGTGAAGGTCTTCGGCGAGATGGAGTTCTGGTTCGCGCTCATCAAGGTCACCGCGCTCATCGCCTTCCTCGTGGTCGGCATCGTGTTCCTGATCTTCGTCGGCAAGACGGATGTCGGCCCGACCGGTATCAGCGTGATCTCCGAGAACGGCGGGTTCTTCCCGCTCGGAGCGATACCGGGAGTACTCGCCATCACCGGCGTCGTCTTCGCCTACGCCGCGATCGAGCTCGTCGGCACCGCCGCGGGCGAGACGAAGGAGCCGGCGAAGGTCATGCCGAAGGCCGTCAACACGGTCATCGTGCGCATCGCGATCTTCTACGTCGGCTCGGTGCTGCTGCTCTCGTTCCTCCTGCCCTACACGCAGTACGGCGCGAACGAGTCCCCCTTCGTCACGTTCTTCTCGCACGTCGGCGGCAAGGAACTCAGCAATACGATCGCCTCGATCATGAACTTCGTCGTGCTGACGGCAGCTCTGTCGAGCCTCAACGCGGGGCTCTACTCGACCGGACGCATCCTGCGCTCCATGTCAGCCAACGGCTCGGCACCGAAGTTCACCGGAGTGATGAACAAGGCGGGCGTGCCCTACGGCGGCATCCTGCTGACCGCGGGGATCGCGCTGCTCGGCATCGGCCTCAACGCCTGGCTGGGTGCGAGCGAGGCGTTCAAGGTCGTGCTCGACGTCGCCGCGCTGGGCATCATCGGCGGATGGGCCACGATCATGATCTGTCAGATCCAGCTGCAGAGGTGGTCGAAGCAAGGCAAGGCGACGCGGCCGCACTTCCGGCTGTTCGGGGCGCCGTTCACGGCCTACCTGACGCTCGCATTCCTCGCCTTCGTGCTGGTCAGCGAGGCGTTCAGCGAGTCCGGACGCTGGGTGCTCGCGTCGCTCGTGGTGCTCATCCCGCTGCTGATCCTCGGCTGGTTCCTGCAGCGCAAGCGCATCCTGGAGGCCGCGCGTATCCGTGAGGGCTACACGGGTGCGTTCTCGGTGCGCGCCGAGCGTCCCAACTTCGACGCCACGCGCGACAAGCGCTGA
- a CDS encoding TetR/AcrR family transcriptional regulator, translating into MPRTAPRGGPQTRVKIAEAASPLFAERGFDDVTVAEIARAAGVSSVTVFKHFPRKEDLFFDRTIDAEELLRDAVRGRAEGVAAVDALRDALLAIADARAPLSGLAHGSPGFYRTVAESPALQARALEIAASLQAQLAAELAADARFEGDAVLLAAFLLQGYASVMVGTAKRLLAADLQTGPDGFAIATERETETIAADHRARIEALFAAIVEGVPARG; encoded by the coding sequence ATGCCCAGAACCGCACCCCGCGGCGGACCGCAGACGCGCGTGAAGATCGCCGAAGCCGCCTCCCCGCTGTTCGCCGAGCGCGGCTTCGACGACGTGACGGTCGCCGAGATCGCCCGCGCGGCCGGGGTCTCGAGCGTGACGGTGTTCAAGCACTTCCCGCGCAAGGAGGACCTGTTCTTCGACCGCACGATCGACGCCGAAGAGCTGCTGCGCGATGCGGTGCGCGGCCGCGCCGAGGGTGTCGCCGCGGTCGATGCGCTGCGGGATGCGCTGCTCGCGATCGCCGACGCGCGCGCCCCGCTCTCGGGCCTGGCCCACGGATCACCCGGCTTCTATCGCACGGTCGCCGAGTCGCCCGCGCTGCAGGCACGTGCCCTCGAGATCGCTGCGTCGCTGCAGGCCCAGCTCGCGGCCGAGCTCGCCGCCGACGCGCGCTTCGAGGGGGACGCCGTGCTGCTCGCCGCCTTCTTGCTGCAGGGCTACGCGAGCGTCATGGTGGGCACGGCGAAGCGCTTGCTCGCCGCGGACCTGCAGACCGGGCCCGACGGCTTCGCCATCGCGACGGAGCGCGAGACGGAGACGATCGCCGCCGACCATCGCGCCCGCATCGAGGCCCTGTTCGCCGCGATCGTCGAGGGCGTGCCGGCGCGCGGCTGA